In the Oscarella lobularis chromosome 14, ooOscLobu1.1, whole genome shotgun sequence genome, one interval contains:
- the LOC136195640 gene encoding gamma-aminobutyric acid type B receptor subunit 2-like, with protein sequence MHRLVATTLASLILTFAFDTVSASRRLCSQEILNSSTPHQIIVQVAPEVHDAALRGLCLAEEHLNANGTQLALVDVSMTETQNRSSKPKRRQQCTVGASNFAFLEHVIDEGAPSFALITANSHECDQAILGLFAESAPYWNLININVIPDLHAAYKTGQAAYFTVAPSRRLLNDAGAALLKLFDWSYAAIIVSKGDRDKTRTETLDSFRRAANNTRSFTGANVTRVLDNIKKNELFIIVSLLDDVQLESSYLCEAVAMEMVSPNYVWITMHGPRDLLSQSEKSCSKNVNRALNASFSLKIDPYPNITANEWLETGQNREDVLKKLKGDEGIDGYSYDGVTALALMLKKANGSLPFSGGISDTHLVDELREIEFYGVTGLISFDPRLSLGQVELYYYNVSDLNESTGLYIIDEHLFGLYNGSSGNATSYFDPWDSGNRPTDRITRVPIHLDKAYFIGSVVILSFAILVSLLFIAFNVAFRNMRIVRLSGPYLNVLIASAAILIYTAWILNGCDGRFFDISDSAALPLCYLRVVLTTAGFVMFYATLVVKTWRIQQMLTRQQKLQRRKEGRRRRSSAFARLINLGSQKNGIIAIVILTLLSVAIFVTWVAVDGYKREEVDQSTTIRGISSHIVYCTFDTRTTWYIAFAVYYGLILLYGLHLGIETRKVRLAYINNPWYTFLGLGSALVFTIVFFVIISVTGISSLQFVLVTLTVVFMTLTSLLLEAVPKVYAILFRGDKIVEGLGKVRGTERKSMSRHMVVAKSGQINKIKHQNQSMKDAIKMLIEQRNLSDVTVEMMRRQFVNVPALPSLLQDEDNVIEEGETTDSYDHTITLESITNRKGGKMSVTFEETINPPHRKLATRESTV encoded by the exons ATGCACCGTCTCGTTGCCACCACCTTAGCCTCTCTGATCCTAACATTTGCATTCGACACTGTTTCGGCATCAAGACGCCTTTGCTCGCAAGAGATCCTAA ACAGCTCAACGCCGCATCAAATAATCGTTCAAGTAGCTCCCGAAGTCCACGATGCAGCACTACGAGGCCTCTGTCTCGCCGAAGAACACCTAAACGCCAACGGCACTCAACTCGCGTTAGTCGACGTGTCCATGACGGAGACTCAGAACCGTTCG TCCAAGCCCAAACGTCGACAACAATGTACGGTGGGCGCGTCGAATTTCGCGTTTCTGGAGcacgtcatcgacgaaggAGCGCCAAGCTTTGCTCTAATCACCGCTAATTCGCACGAATGCGATCAAGCGATTCTCGGATTGTTCGCCGAATCGGCTCCCTACTGGAATCTCATCAAC atcaACGTCATACCTGATTTACACGCCGCATATAAAACGGGTCAAGCGGCTTATTTTACCGTTGCtccgtcgcgtcgactcCTCAATGATGCCGGCGCCGCCCTACTCAAACTCTTCGACTGGTCATATGCTGCTATTATTGTTAGCAAAGGGGACAGAGACAAGACTAGG ACTGAGACGCTtgactcgtttcgacgagcaGCCAATAATACAAGGTCTTTCACTGGAGCTAATGTCACAAGAGTACTAGATAATATAAAG AAGAATGAACTGTTTATtattgtttctcttctcgatGACGTGCAATTGGAGTCGTCGTATCTTTGCgag GCGGTTGCCATGGAAATGGTGTCGCCAAACTACGTGTGGATTACAATGCACGGTCCTCGTGATCTCTTGTCTCAGTCCGAGAAATCTTGTTCTAAGAACGTCAATCGAGCCCTAAATGCGTCATTTAGCTTAAAAATTGATCCCTATCCGAATATCACGGCTAATGAGTGGCTCGAAACGGGACAA aacagagaagacgttcttaaaaaattaaaaggcGATGAGGGTATTGATGGCTATAGTTACGATGGAGTAACGGCGCTTGCTCTTATGctgaaaaaagcgaacggGTCTCTTCCATTTTCTGGAGGAATCAGCGACACGCATTTGGTAGATGAACTGAGGGAAATTGAATTCTATGGAGTGACG GGTCTTATTTCTTTTGATCCACGATTATCTCTCGGACAAGTCGAACTCTATTACTACAATGTTTCCGATCTGAATGAATCCACGGGATTATATATCATTGACGAGCATTTATTCGGACTTTATAACGGTTCTTCCGGAAACGCGACTTCCTATTTCGATCCTTGGGACTCAG GGAATCGTCCTACTGACCGAATAACACGCGTTCCAATCCATTTGGATAAAGCCTATTTTATTGGTTCAGTCGTAATTCTCAGCTTTGCCATTCTTGTGAGCCTTCTCTTTATCGCTTTCAACGTGGCCTTTCGTAATATGCG AATTGTTCGACTATCAGGCCCATACCTAAACGTCTTGATAGCAAGTGCTGCGATTCTTATCTACACTGCGTGGATATTAAACGGTTGCGATGGACGATTTTTTGACATAAGCGATAGCGCGGCCTTGCCTCTCTGCTAC TTACGGGTCGTTCTAACGACTGCCGGTTTTGTTATGTTTTACGCAACTTTGGTAGTGAAAACGTGGCGAATACAACAGATGCTGACGCGACAGCAGAAGCTTCAGCGGCGAAAGGAagggcgtcgacgacgatcctcTGCCTTTGCTCGTCTAATCAACCTC GGAAGTCAAAAAAATGGCATTATTGCCATTGTGATTTTGACGCTACTCAGTGTTGCTATATTTGTTACTTGGGTAGCTGTTGACGGATATAAACGCGAGGAAGTTGATCAATCTACGACAATTAGAGGG ATAAGCAGTCACATTGTATACTGCACATTTGACACGCGGACTACGTGGTATATCGCTTTTGCTGTCTACTACGGCCTTATCCTTCTCTACGGCTTACATTTGGGCATTGAGACGCGAAAAGTGCGACTCGCCTACATCAATAATCCGTGGTATACGTTCCTCGGACTTGGTTCAGCGCTTGTCTTTaccatcgtcttcttcgtcataATTTCAGTGACTGGTATAAGCagtcttcaattcgttttaGTGACGTTGACAGTCGTATTTATGACGTTGACTTCGCTCCTTCTCGAAGCTGTTCCAAAA GTTTATGCTATATTGTTTCGCGGCGATAAAATCGTCGAGGGACTTGGCAAGGTTCGCGGAACGGAACGAAAGTCTATGTCCAGGCACATGGTTGTGGCGAAATCGGGgcaaatcaataaaataaaacatCAGAATCAATCGATGAAAGACGCAATAAAAATGTTGATTGAAcaa AGAAACTTGAGCGACGTGACTGTTGAAATGATGCGTAGGCAGTTCGTCAACGTTCCAGCCTTGCCATCACTTCTACAAGATGAGGACAACGTGATTGAAGAGGGGGAAACGACGGACAGTTACGACCATACGATTACATTAGAATCAATTACTAATcgaaaaggaggaaaaatGTCTGTAACGTTCGAAGAAACTATTAATCCTCCGCACCGAAAGTTGGCAACCAGGGAAAGCACAGTGTAG